GTTTGGTTTTTCCACGAGATTAAAAGGGGCGTAGATCTTAACAGACCATCCATGTCAGATTGATTGTTATAGAATCCTGTATACTTGAGTGACTTTTCAATTTGAGGTGTATTGGTCAGAATACCTTCGGCCTGATTCACGTTTAAACGCCCTGATTTATCAACGACATCGAAGGGAACCTGTAAAGGGGGTATTTTTTTATTAAAATGATCGAAATAAAAATATCTGGCACCCACAATGCCAGTCTGTCTGAAAACATGAGCCAGGTATAAATCGTTATCTTGCAACTCAGGCGGAACCCCTATAAATCCGAGATCAAGAGCGAAGTCTTTCCTAAATTGCAGTTGAATATTTTTCAGCGAACTGCGATCCGGTTCAGGAAACAGTATATCAAGCCCCATGGCTGCAGGATGATTGTAGGACAATTCCTTGATAAGCCTGGCCAGCAAATACCTGGGCCATGGCCACTGCCCTACGGCTGATAAACTGGTCTCATCAATATCGATAATTGTGATCCGGCTTGATGCGTTTCCTGTTGCAGTGGTTTGAAACAAGAAATCATAAAAAAAATTATCAGCTTTTTTAAATACACGGCTTTGGGTATATGCACCCGCACACAGCACCAGTGTTATTAGAAAAACAACAGTAAACTGCCACCACATGGACGTACTGCTCAGAAAAGCGTTTTCAAAATCCGCGTCCAAAGAAAACTCCGTGTTTATGCATCTACTGAGTACCCGATCGAAGACCGTAAATTTTGCCAATGATGTATTTGGTCGCAAATTGAAATCTTCGAAATACGCCATGTATTCCAAAGGGTTTAATTTACGCCTGCCTTGAACTTAACAAAACTGTCGGTTTTTTGTTCAGGCACTACTTGACCATTATCTCAACTCTTCTATTTTTATCTTCTGAGACATTATCACCTGTAATCACCAGTGGATCATTTTCACCGTGGGAGGTTACGGATATATTTCTCAAATTGATATTTGCATCTTTTATAATTTTTTCAACAACTTTAGCCCGCTCCAAGGCCAGTTGATAGTTATAATCTGCGTTGCCCTTGGAATCAGAGTGGCCAATAATACTCACCTCAGAAGGCTCTCTCTCTTTTGCTAATTTAAGGACATCGTCAATTAATGCTGCAGACTCAGGTTGCAAACGGTCCGAGCCAAATTCAAAATAAAGAAGGAGAGAGACAGGTTTTAAGGGTTCGGCCTGAAAAAGCGTTTTATATTCATCCTGGACTTTATTCTTTTCAATTATTTTTGTATCAATTTTTGATTGAGCTTTGCCCACCGTTGCGCAGCTATACGGTGTTTCCAGCGTTGTGGAGGACTTATCGTTTGCTACGATGATAGTCCCTGCTTTATTATCCTGCTCCGGCAAAAGGATTACAGTCGTTTTCGCACCGCAGGAAAAAAGAAAAAGAACTCCCGCAAAAACAAGGATGTAGCGAATCATGTCATGTTCCTTTCTTAATCTACCTTGATGATAAAATGCGTTCCCCTGGTACCTACAATTGCATGTGGTGTCTTTAAAGAAATTTTATCCGGCGCAAGTTTTCCAATTCTGCCTGAATGATAGATCGCCTGTCCCTTTTCAAGATAAAGTGCAAAGGCATATGCATTTGTTTCAGGTTCAAACAGATAGTCTTTAATCTTACATTCCGTATTCTGGTCTACGGCAATAGTTGTACCGTCTTCAAATACGATGCCGGCAGAACTGCCGACTTTTGTGATTAATACATCTGATTTGAAAATCGGGTCCCCGACATCCGTCGTAACGATCGTTTCGCCCCGTTTGATTAAAACATCGCCGACAATTTTTTTAACAAATGCAACCTTTCCGTCTTGCGCGAATGCAGTTGCACAGCATCCAACCATAAAAATGAAAACAATCTTTATAAGATTTTTCATGAATTCCCCAAACCCATTTTGGTCAAAAGTGATTTATATTCTATATATTTACAGTTGTTGTTTTTAAAAAGCAATTCTTAAATGACGATTTAATGGAATTTATTCCCTAATTTTTCATGATATATTTACAGAGAAGATACGGCGAAAAAAAGAGCGGAAAAAATTCAGTTTCAGCGGTCAGATGCTGAAACTGAATTTTGCTGCAATAAAGCCTGGCCACCGTTAAGTTTCTATAGTAATTTTTCAGCCCCTTTATAAACCGTTTCGACCTTTAGTGCGGCAGCGCCGTGGCCCGGATGTTTTTCAGGGTTCCATTTTTTCATATCGTCAAACACAGGCCCCTGGGTATGATACTCAAGCGTACCTTTGACTTGATAGGATGTATTGTCCGAAGTGATGAATAAAATACAGGCCTTGGATCCGGATTTGATATTTTCCATGGTTTTGGAAAAATAGTTATTGGCCACAACCAGGGTCTGCTCATCATATTTGCTCACACAGGTCGCATAAATGGAATTGGGAACCCCGTCTTTGTTCACGGTGGTTAGTATCACAGGGCCTTTGTGGTTGTCCCAGGCGTTACTGGTTTCTTCAGGTAATTCAGGCATATGTTATCTCCTTTAGTTTAATTTTTTTGCATAATTCGGTACACTATACCCATGAACCCAATGTACAACGGCGTATATTGAGCATATACCGTGCCTGCTATACCCCGGCCGTTTTTTTTTGAAACAGGGAAGGCTTTTTTGCATCAGGAGATGATTTTGGGATTGACAAGCAGACTCAATTCCATTAAAAGGAGGGGTCTAAGCCGGAGTGGTGGAATTGGTAGACGCAGAGGACTCAAAATCCTCCGGCCTTCGGGCCTTGCGAGTTCAAGTCTCGCCTCCGGTACCAAGAATATCAGGGCTTTCAGCGTTTTAGCTGGAAGCCTTTTTATTTTAAAGCACAGGTCAGCATGCAAATAGCATGCAGTATATTTTCCCCACTAACCACTCTTGAGATGACTGGGGCTGTTTCTATCCGTATGACAGATGACGAACTTGATATCTTGGCTGCTAAAATTGCTGGCCGAATTGGTGTCGTCCCCAGGTGGATGACTTTGAAGCAAGCTTCACAATATTCCAATATTGGGCAAAAGCGATTGGTTGATATGATCAGGCATAACCATTTGATGTGTGGTTGCGTTTTAGCTGAGTAATGAGCGGTCTATATTTCCGATGTGTTTTTTCTTGGATTAAGATAGGGGTTTCTCTGAGCTCTCTTGGTTTCTTGCCTCTTGATTACGCGCTTCCAAAATGGGGATATACCTCTTTTGCCATCATTATTTTTTTTTGCATATTCATTACCTGTAATGATCCTGATTGAGAAATCCCTAGGAAAGACGGTCAGGTCGCCGCCTGTTCAAAATCGGTGATCAGCCGATTTCTATCCCGGGGAGTGGGTTGGGTCATGCAGATGCTTTCCCTAATTCCTCACGGATAACCTTACGCAAAATACTTTCAAGGCTCGACTGGTCCGCCTGGTCTTCTGCAATGACTCTTTTTAGACTTTCATTGATAAGAGTTTGGTACCCTTTTTTTCCTGCTTTTGATTTGAAATAACCAATAACCCCGGCATCCAGCATAATGGTAATCCGTTGTTTTTTTTCTACGGGCTTTAATCCCTGACGAAAAATAGCCCTGTCAAAATCAGCCTGGGTAACTTCCGGGTATTCATCATCCATAGAGGTTTTTGAAATAGAGTCTTTGTTCATTTTTTGTTGCCTTTCTCATGGATATTATTCTGATTTCATCGGTGTTTTCAGTGTGGGCGATTACCACAACACCGTCCAATAAGCCGATGGTTACAAATCTTTGTTCACCATAATCCATACGGGTATCTTCAAAGGTGAACGTTGCCCCGGCAAACACTATGTGGGCTTTGGCAAAATCAAGGCCGCCGTGTTTAACTATATTGCTTTGCCGTTTATTTTCGTCCCACGTAATTTTCATGATTCAATTATATACATATAATTATACATATACAATCTCCCAACTTTGAACTATTCGGAATTTCCAAATAGTTTGCTCGTTTAAGCCTTCTTTCTGTTTGGCATAGAAATGACATTATCAGCCCCTGCAATCAGAGCTTGTTCAACAATCCA
This window of the uncultured Desulfobacter sp. genome carries:
- a CDS encoding OmpA family protein, with product MPEQDNKAGTIIVANDKSSTTLETPYSCATVGKAQSKIDTKIIEKNKVQDEYKTLFQAEPLKPVSLLLYFEFGSDRLQPESAALIDDVLKLAKEREPSEVSIIGHSDSKGNADYNYQLALERAKVVEKIIKDANINLRNISVTSHGENDPLVITGDNVSEDKNRRVEIMVK
- a CDS encoding FecR domain-containing protein — protein: MKNLIKIVFIFMVGCCATAFAQDGKVAFVKKIVGDVLIKRGETIVTTDVGDPIFKSDVLITKVGSSAGIVFEDGTTIAVDQNTECKIKDYLFEPETNAYAFALYLEKGQAIYHSGRIGKLAPDKISLKTPHAIVGTRGTHFIIKVD
- a CDS encoding pyridoxamine 5'-phosphate oxidase family protein; its protein translation is MPELPEETSNAWDNHKGPVILTTVNKDGVPNSIYATCVSKYDEQTLVVANNYFSKTMENIKSGSKACILFITSDNTSYQVKGTLEYHTQGPVFDDMKKWNPEKHPGHGAAALKVETVYKGAEKLL
- a CDS encoding BrnA antitoxin family protein, whose protein sequence is MNKDSISKTSMDDEYPEVTQADFDRAIFRQGLKPVEKKQRITIMLDAGVIGYFKSKAGKKGYQTLINESLKRVIAEDQADQSSLESILRKVIREELGKASA
- a CDS encoding BrnT family toxin; this encodes MKITWDENKRQSNIVKHGGLDFAKAHIVFAGATFTFEDTRMDYGEQRFVTIGLLDGVVVIAHTENTDEIRIISMRKATKNEQRLYFKNLYG